TTCAGGCTGTGGGCGCGCAGGTTGAGTAGCTGGGCGAGGGAGGAGTAGCCGGTGCCGAAGTCGTCCACCGCCAGGCGCAGGCCCATGTCGGTAAAGCGCTCCAGCATCACCCGATTGCTGCCTACATCGGCCATCAGCGAGGTCTCGGTGATCTCCAGCACCAGATTTTGCGGCCTGGCGCCGGTGCGCTTGAGGATCGCCTGAAAGCTCTCCACCAGCTCCTCATCGAGCATCTGCCGGGTGGAGAGGTTGACCGTGATGTAGGGGCTGAAAGCGCCAAAGCGCTGGCGCAGGCGGCGCTCGGCGAGGCAGGCCTGCTCAAACACCCAGCGGCCGATGCCGATGATGATGTTGCTGGTCTCCGCCACCGGGATGAACAGGGCGGGGGAGATGGGCCCCTTGGGCGAGTGCCAGCGCAGCAGCATCTCGGCACCCCGGATACTGCCGCTGTCGCTGCCAACTATGGGTTGCAGCACCACCTGAAATTCCCCCTGTTCCAGGGCGCGGCGCAGCCCGGCGGCGATTTCCAGGCGTTGGCTGGTCTCCTGCTGCACCGCCTGGCTGAAGAACTGCCAGCCATCGCGGCCCTTTTGTTTGACCGCGTACATGGCGGTGTCGGCATGGCGCAACAGGTCATCGGCGGTGTGGGTGGTGGCGTGACCCACGGCGATGCCGATGCTGGCGCTGACCGACAGCTCGGCCTGGCGGTAATGCACCACCCGGCGCGAGGCCTCGCTCAGGCGCTGGGCGATCTGGGCGACCTGGTCCGCCTCCTCGATGCCCTCACAGAGGGCAACAAATTCATCACCCGCCAGTCGGCCCAGGGTGTCACCCGGTCGCAGGCTCTGCATCAGGCGCTCGGCCAGGGTGGTGAGCAGGACGTCACCCGCCTCGTGGCCGTAGCTGTCGTTGACCTGCTTGAAGCCATCCAGATCGATGAATAGCAGGGCGACATTGGTATCCCGGCGGCGGCCACGCTCCAGGGCGTGCTGCAGGCGCTCCATGATCAGGGCGCGGTTGGGCAGGCCGGTGAGCACGTCATGGCTGGCCTGCCAGGCCAGCTCCTCCTGGGCCTCCTTGACCTGGGTCAGGTCGCGAATGGTGGCCACCAGCACCCAGCCGTTCTCGCCACGAAACTTGGCGATGGAGGCCTCCATGGGGAAATAGCTGCCGTCCTTGCGGTAGCCGGAGATCTCGGCGCGCTGATTCATCCGCCGCTGGGTCTCCGGACCTTCAAGAAAGTGGCGCATCATCTCGCTGTGGCGGGCGCGAAACTGGGGCGGCAGCAGCTGATTGACCGACAGCCCCACCAGCTCGCTTTCGCTGTAGCCAAACAGCTCGCAGGCACCGCTGTTGACCTCGGTGATCTGGCCGTCGGCATCGGTGGCGATCACCGCCACATCGGCAATGGAGAGGATCTTGCCCGCCTCGCCACCGCGCTGCTGGTTGATGGCCGCCTCCGTGGCAAACAGCGCCGCCGCCTCAGGGGAATCGCTACCGCTGCTAAAAAAGGCGCGGCGGAAGGCATCCCGGTACAGCGGTGGAATCTCCGGGGCGAGGCTGCCAAAGCGCTGGATGATCTCGAATTGGCCCGCAGCGGTGCAGCGGGAGAGATAGCTGTTGACCTCGGCATGGTGGGTCAGGGGGTCCATGCGCACCCGCCCCTGGGGTGCCTGTATCTCGATCCGCTCCAGGGCTTGCACCAGGGCTTCGGCATCCAGGCTGCCGCTCTGGCGCACCGCCTCGGCAAAGGCCTGCACGCAGACATAGGTGCCCTCGCCAAAATTGGTCAGCACGCCGTTGCCCTCGGGCCAGATGCCGTTCACCTCCGGCAGTTGCGCCAGCTGCCGCAGATAGGCCCGGTTCTCGGCGCTGTCGATGGACATGAAATAGGTGTTGCTGGAGTAGAGCCCCTCGCGCACCTGCTCGCTGAGGTGGGAGACCATGACCTCGTCATAATGGCCCATGACCACCGCCATGCGCTGCTTCAGGCCCATCTCGGTGAAGCGGTTGAGCAGGTTGATCTGGTCGATGCCGGCAAAGTAGGGCACGAAGACATCGGCGCCGGAGCGGGCGACGCCGTCGAGCATCCAGTTAATCTCATCCAGGCTGGTGCCTATGGGCAGGTACTGCTCGCCTACCACCTCGCCACCCAGGGGCAGCAGGGCGCGCTTGGCGGCGTCGATGGAGCCGCGGGGCCACTCGTAGTTGTTGCCGGCAAAGTAGAACTTGGGGCCGAACTTGTCCGCCATGTAGGGGATCATGCGCTCGATCTGCTGATTCGGCAGGGCGGCGAAGTGGAAGAAATAGCGCCCGGCGATGCTGCCCTCATAGAAGGAGAAGTTGAGGTAGGGGATCTGGCGCACCTCTGCCACCTCGCTGGCCACGGCGATGCGCGAGTTGGACAGCAGGTTGCCGATGATGGCGCTGCAGCCGTGCTCATCCACCAGACGTTTGGCCGCAGGCACGGCGGTCTCCGGCAGACTGCCGTCGTCCTCGATGATCAGCTGCAGCGGGCGGCCGAGCAGGCCGCCGGCGCGGTTGATCTGATCCACGGCGATGCGCGCCGCCCAGCTGATCTCCTGACCGTAAATCTGCACCAGCCCGCTAAGCGGCGGCATCAGGCCCAGGCGGATGGGGTTTTCGGCGTCTGACACAAGGTGGCTCCGGCAACGGGGGGTGCCGGGCATTCTAACGGAAGACGGGGGGCAGGGGACAGCGTGAAGACCTTGGTTGGGCTGTTCACCTCGACGGCATGGCGGCCACGGGCCGCCCTATGCGCCACGGGCTACGGCTGAAGGCTGGCGGCTGACCGCTGAAGGTGGCAAACTGCGCCGCATCAGCCTTTAATCCGTGCAGGAGTTTCGCCGTGAGCCATGCCACTTCCCTTGAATTTCATCTGCAACCCGGCGGTGGCCTGCAGGGCCGTCTGCGCGTGCCGGGGGATAAGTCCATTTCCCACCGCGCCATCATGCTCGGCGCCCTGGCCGAGGGCAGCACCCAGATCAGCGGCTTTCTGGAGGGCGAGGACAGTCTGGCCACCCTCAAGGCCTTCCGCCAGATGGGGGTGGATATTC
This is a stretch of genomic DNA from gamma proteobacterium SS-5. It encodes these proteins:
- a CDS encoding EAL domain-containing protein, giving the protein MPGTPRCRSHLVSDAENPIRLGLMPPLSGLVQIYGQEISWAARIAVDQINRAGGLLGRPLQLIIEDDGSLPETAVPAAKRLVDEHGCSAIIGNLLSNSRIAVASEVAEVRQIPYLNFSFYEGSIAGRYFFHFAALPNQQIERMIPYMADKFGPKFYFAGNNYEWPRGSIDAAKRALLPLGGEVVGEQYLPIGTSLDEINWMLDGVARSGADVFVPYFAGIDQINLLNRFTEMGLKQRMAVVMGHYDEVMVSHLSEQVREGLYSSNTYFMSIDSAENRAYLRQLAQLPEVNGIWPEGNGVLTNFGEGTYVCVQAFAEAVRQSGSLDAEALVQALERIEIQAPQGRVRMDPLTHHAEVNSYLSRCTAAGQFEIIQRFGSLAPEIPPLYRDAFRRAFFSSGSDSPEAAALFATEAAINQQRGGEAGKILSIADVAVIATDADGQITEVNSGACELFGYSESELVGLSVNQLLPPQFRARHSEMMRHFLEGPETQRRMNQRAEISGYRKDGSYFPMEASIAKFRGENGWVLVATIRDLTQVKEAQEELAWQASHDVLTGLPNRALIMERLQHALERGRRRDTNVALLFIDLDGFKQVNDSYGHEAGDVLLTTLAERLMQSLRPGDTLGRLAGDEFVALCEGIEEADQVAQIAQRLSEASRRVVHYRQAELSVSASIGIAVGHATTHTADDLLRHADTAMYAVKQKGRDGWQFFSQAVQQETSQRLEIAAGLRRALEQGEFQVVLQPIVGSDSGSIRGAEMLLRWHSPKGPISPALFIPVAETSNIIIGIGRWVFEQACLAERRLRQRFGAFSPYITVNLSTRQMLDEELVESFQAILKRTGARPQNLVLEITETSLMADVGSNRVMLERFTDMGLRLAVDDFGTGYSSLAQLLNLRAHSLKIDRAFIDQLEHSQENQAVVAAISRMGRGLKMQLVAEGVETEAQRNLVRAYGIHYIQGYYFHRPMSEADLSQLLAEREHSLEPDEEPLRFILYISRPSPDLDTLAFQGIADHAVQANRKLGVTGYMILLDGACMQYLEGQGSKVQELYRRIAADHRHSEVRLLAEGSIQERLFMDWSMGFRRLGDSQLSATARLQAQQDPARGVFEWYRDNPSVCCSLFEAIGGHCH